Proteins from a single region of Paenibacillus sp. BIHB 4019:
- the rlmD gene encoding 23S rRNA (uracil(1939)-C(5))-methyltransferase RlmD, which yields MNRRNNRGGGGRGRSSSQSKPPENVPVSKNEEVVLDIIGLTHDGEGVGRAEGYTLFVQGALPGERVRAKVMKTKKQYGYARLQELLVASDDRVEPPCDIYKQCGGCQLQHMEYGAQLSWKRQHVVDNLVRIGKLSVAGEAEKAQVQIGGSVENKAAEAAVIVHPTIGMDEPWRYRNKAQVPIGMMTGGHAIDSDDAESKLIAGFYARGSHRIIDMDDCLIQHDRNDEIVRAVKAIGRELGVTGYDEESGRGVLRHVMARTGFVTGEMMVVLVTNGRKLPQAERWVERIREELPGVTSIVQNVNERNTNVIFGDETKVLWGSDVIYDELDGIRFAISARSFYQVNPLQTVALYRKAVEYAALTGTESVIDAYCGIGTISLFLARQAGRVYGVEIVPEAIEDAKRNAELNGIGNATFEAGPAEVVIPRWREEGGIVPDVIVVDPPRKGCDPELLETILAMQPERVVYVSCNPSTLARDLRVLEDGGYRAVEVQPVDMFPWTTHVECVIGIQRIDT from the coding sequence ATGAACAGAAGGAATAACAGAGGTGGCGGCGGACGTGGGCGCAGCAGTTCCCAGTCGAAGCCGCCGGAGAATGTGCCGGTAAGCAAAAATGAAGAGGTCGTCCTCGATATTATCGGACTGACGCATGACGGGGAAGGGGTAGGCCGCGCTGAAGGCTATACTCTTTTTGTGCAGGGCGCACTTCCTGGTGAGCGCGTGCGCGCTAAGGTCATGAAGACGAAGAAGCAGTATGGCTATGCGCGCTTACAGGAGCTGCTGGTTGCCAGCGACGACCGCGTTGAACCGCCATGCGACATTTACAAGCAATGCGGCGGCTGCCAGCTTCAGCATATGGAGTATGGCGCCCAGCTGAGCTGGAAACGCCAGCATGTGGTGGACAATCTGGTGCGGATCGGTAAGCTGAGTGTGGCTGGGGAAGCGGAGAAGGCACAGGTTCAAATAGGCGGTTCTGTGGAAAATAAAGCGGCGGAAGCGGCCGTTATTGTGCATCCGACGATTGGGATGGACGAGCCTTGGCGCTATCGGAATAAGGCGCAGGTGCCGATTGGCATGATGACAGGCGGTCATGCTATTGATAGTGATGATGCGGAGAGTAAGCTGATTGCTGGTTTTTATGCGCGCGGTAGCCACAGAATCATTGATATGGACGATTGCCTGATTCAACATGACCGCAATGATGAAATTGTGCGGGCAGTGAAGGCGATTGGCCGCGAGTTAGGCGTAACTGGCTATGATGAGGAGAGCGGACGCGGCGTGCTGCGCCATGTGATGGCGCGTACGGGTTTTGTAACGGGCGAAATGATGGTCGTGCTCGTAACGAACGGACGCAAGCTGCCGCAGGCTGAGCGCTGGGTGGAGCGCATCCGTGAGGAGCTGCCAGGTGTGACGAGCATCGTTCAAAATGTGAATGAGCGGAATACGAATGTGATTTTTGGCGATGAGACGAAGGTGCTGTGGGGCAGCGACGTTATTTATGATGAGCTGGACGGCATTCGCTTTGCGATATCGGCGAGATCGTTTTATCAGGTGAACCCGCTGCAGACGGTGGCCTTGTACCGCAAAGCGGTGGAATATGCGGCGCTGACTGGGACGGAGTCCGTCATTGACGCTTATTGTGGGATAGGGACGATATCGCTGTTTCTGGCGCGGCAAGCGGGGCGTGTCTACGGCGTAGAGATCGTGCCGGAGGCGATTGAGGATGCGAAGCGTAATGCGGAGCTGAATGGTATTGGGAATGCTACGTTCGAGGCAGGGCCTGCCGAGGTCGTCATTCCGCGCTGGCGCGAGGAGGGCGGTATTGTGCCCGACGTCATCGTCGTCGATCCGCCGCGCAAAGGCTGCGATCCAGAGCTGCTGGAGACGATTCTGGCGATGCAGCCAGAGAGAGTCGTTTATGTGAGCTGTAATCCGTCGACCTTGGCGCGGGATTTGCGGGTGCTGGAGGATGGCGGGTATCGGGCGGTTGAAGTGCAGCCGGTGGATATGTTTCCGTGGACTACGCATGTGGAATGCGTAATAGGAATACAACGAATCGATACGTAG
- a CDS encoding helix-turn-helix transcriptional regulator, translating to MKVSYIKLWKLLLDKNLKKTDLLGLADISTTTLAKLSKNQPVSMEVIGRICKTLSCDFGDVMELITDDDHEK from the coding sequence ATGAAGGTAAGCTATATTAAGCTGTGGAAGTTGCTTCTGGATAAAAATCTCAAAAAGACAGATTTGTTAGGACTAGCTGACATTAGTACTACAACGCTTGCCAAGCTATCCAAGAATCAGCCAGTCAGTATGGAAGTGATTGGGCGTATTTGTAAAACGCTTTCTTGTGATTTTGGCGATGTCATGGAATTGATAACAGACGATGATCATGAGAAGTAG
- a CDS encoding DUF1788 domain-containing protein, with amino-acid sequence MMPLNKRLDLIEPKILGESFRTGRGTANEVNFWIFDYEAEDEMVVRSHVDALIDRINSLYDDVRIVKYDLYDLMLDVLREKNYLEKVIAMEESKGSDAIINPIKKTLRLTLDGDLIIGKITKELVPERDVIFLTGIGKAWPVIRSHTILNNLHSRVDKNALVMFFPGDYTNELRLFGEITDDNYYRAFKLIER; translated from the coding sequence ATGATGCCACTCAATAAGCGTCTTGATTTAATTGAGCCTAAAATTTTGGGTGAAAGTTTTCGCACCGGAAGAGGCACGGCGAACGAAGTGAATTTTTGGATTTTTGACTACGAAGCGGAGGATGAAATGGTTGTTCGCTCCCATGTTGATGCGCTGATTGATCGGATCAATAGCCTCTATGATGATGTACGCATAGTGAAATACGATTTGTATGATCTCATGCTGGATGTTCTAAGAGAAAAGAATTATCTGGAGAAAGTCATTGCCATGGAGGAAAGCAAAGGGAGCGATGCGATTATTAATCCTATTAAGAAGACTTTACGGCTCACCCTCGACGGTGATTTGATTATTGGTAAAATCACAAAAGAACTTGTGCCGGAGCGAGACGTCATTTTTCTTACAGGTATCGGAAAGGCGTGGCCGGTAATTCGCTCTCACACGATTCTGAATAACCTGCACAGCCGTGTTGATAAAAATGCACTTGTTATGTTTTTCCCCGGCGACTATACGAATGAACTACGGCTGTTTGGGGAGATTACCGACGATAATTATTATCGGGCGTTTAAGTTGATCGAACGATAG
- the pglX gene encoding BREX-1 system adenine-specific DNA-methyltransferase PglX, translating to MNKTAIKNYAVAARRKLIEAVRQKAFSLYIYENGAEPSDVAAAKLRANSIYLTDKQMEARQKLCAHLAQLSNDMDNKKAYHHVVEEVAYTWFNRLIALRFMETNDFLPSGIRILSSVEAGRAEPDAMREAERLPYVDQDKISEYRSDTKPGAFEKLYKYILISKCNALHDILPGMFQKINDYTELLLPDALYQQGGIVHDLVNAISEADFKDQVQIIGWLYQYYISEKKDEVFADLKKNIKINKETIPAATQLFTPEWIVKYMVENSLGRLWLERDRAESSLSDEYMNATYYGWKYYVEEAEQEPEVAEQLKALVVQNPVKSPEDIKLIDPCMGSGHILVYAFDVLHQIYLSQGYAEREIPNLILQNNIYGLDIDERAAQLAYFALMMKARSYSRRFLRQDNIPQPHVHAVIESDVAQTYHLDSMGDGMSETDQEECKEGLGYLIDLFRDAREYGSILKVEQKLDYDKLRNFVKSMRPGQMDIYDGDIEGVGDTLVEILDIAKSLTQKYDIVVTNPPYMGSSGMGVNLSEYLKKHYPDSKSDLFAVFIEQCGYLLQKHGYQAMITMESWMFLSSFEKLRSKALQNNAIINLVHMPYLGKGGTSLGISFGTAAFVLQKNALTQYVGQYMCIRYYETDNKGVPFEFPVKNERYKQKAIIDLERVPGRPLAYWVSEKILSSFETGEPIQTFAPPKQGLATADNDRFLRLWFEPRITDIGFHMKDSEQAEKSGLKWFPYNKGGPYRRWYGNREYVVNWEQDGYEIKNFKDAYGKVRSRPQNQQFYFKPSITWSDLTSATFSGRYCEAGFLFDIKGSSGFPKPHNHYYALGLLNSVIAQSLINILNPTLTTQVGDMSRIPVVISSKYKNVIESNVMENVQIAQIDWDFFETSWDFQAHPLIKFRMAGDYACDVAKPMGSISSAFEAWEMFADGQFETLKANEKKLNYIFIEIYGLQDESTQEVEDKEVTIRKADLGRDIRSFLSYAVGCMFGRYSLDEPGLVFAGGEFDMSRYKTFLPEEDNILSIGSEDYFDDDIVLRFAEFLRTVYGDATLNENLNFIADALYPNANGSAKDKIRRYFLNDFYKDHLKIYQKRPIYWLMDSGKKDGFKALFYLHRFDKYTVARARTDYLHPLQRKYEAEISRLELLSASTDNAREKETYRKEVEALQARIDECRIYDQVVAHIAHQQIGLDLDNGVKVNYAKFQGVEVPKDNGKVEEMDLLAKI from the coding sequence ATGAACAAGACAGCAATCAAAAACTATGCCGTCGCCGCGCGTCGGAAGCTGATTGAAGCAGTCCGGCAGAAGGCATTCTCCTTATATATCTACGAGAATGGCGCAGAGCCGTCCGATGTGGCTGCGGCAAAGTTGCGCGCTAACAGTATCTATCTAACAGATAAGCAGATGGAAGCGCGGCAGAAGCTATGCGCTCACCTTGCGCAGCTTAGCAATGATATGGATAACAAAAAGGCGTATCACCATGTGGTGGAGGAAGTGGCTTACACTTGGTTTAACCGTTTGATCGCTTTACGCTTTATGGAGACCAACGATTTTCTCCCTTCTGGCATCCGTATCCTTTCCAGTGTGGAGGCAGGCCGGGCCGAGCCGGACGCCATGCGAGAGGCAGAGCGTTTGCCCTATGTGGACCAGGATAAGATCAGCGAATACCGCTCCGATACCAAACCCGGTGCGTTTGAAAAGCTATACAAATATATCCTGATTTCTAAGTGCAACGCTCTCCATGACATCCTGCCAGGAATGTTCCAGAAGATTAACGACTACACCGAGCTGCTTCTGCCTGATGCCCTTTATCAGCAGGGCGGGATCGTCCACGATTTGGTGAATGCAATCAGCGAGGCTGATTTCAAAGATCAGGTACAAATTATCGGCTGGCTGTACCAGTATTACATCTCCGAGAAAAAGGACGAGGTATTTGCGGATCTCAAAAAGAACATCAAAATCAACAAGGAAACCATACCTGCCGCCACCCAGCTTTTCACGCCAGAGTGGATAGTTAAATACATGGTAGAAAACAGCTTAGGACGGCTGTGGTTGGAGCGTGACCGTGCAGAATCCAGCCTGTCCGACGAGTACATGAATGCCACCTACTATGGCTGGAAGTATTATGTGGAAGAAGCCGAGCAGGAGCCAGAGGTTGCTGAACAACTGAAAGCTCTGGTGGTGCAGAACCCGGTGAAAAGCCCTGAGGACATTAAGCTAATTGATCCCTGCATGGGCAGCGGGCATATTTTGGTGTACGCATTTGATGTGCTACACCAGATTTATTTAAGCCAAGGCTACGCCGAGCGAGAAATTCCTAATTTGATTTTGCAGAATAATATCTACGGGCTGGATATCGACGAGCGAGCAGCCCAGCTTGCTTATTTCGCGCTGATGATGAAGGCTCGTAGTTACAGTCGCCGCTTTCTCCGGCAGGATAACATTCCTCAGCCTCATGTTCACGCCGTGATTGAATCGGACGTAGCACAGACATATCATCTGGACTCTATGGGCGATGGAATGAGCGAGACTGATCAGGAAGAGTGTAAGGAAGGGCTTGGCTATTTGATTGATCTGTTCCGTGACGCTCGTGAATATGGCTCCATCCTGAAAGTTGAACAGAAACTGGACTATGATAAGCTGCGGAATTTTGTGAAATCCATGCGCCCCGGTCAGATGGATATTTACGATGGGGATATTGAGGGTGTGGGAGATACTCTGGTGGAGATTTTGGACATTGCTAAGAGCCTGACACAGAAGTACGATATTGTGGTGACAAACCCGCCGTATATGGGTAGTAGTGGCATGGGGGTAAATTTATCGGAGTATCTAAAAAAGCATTATCCTGATAGTAAAAGTGATTTATTTGCTGTGTTTATTGAACAGTGTGGGTACTTATTGCAAAAGCACGGATATCAAGCAATGATAACAATGGAAAGTTGGATGTTTTTGTCCAGCTTTGAGAAATTACGATCCAAGGCCTTACAAAATAATGCGATAATAAATCTTGTACATATGCCGTACTTAGGTAAAGGTGGTACAAGTCTAGGCATTAGTTTTGGCACAGCAGCATTTGTTTTGCAAAAGAACGCTCTTACTCAATATGTGGGACAGTATATGTGCATACGGTATTATGAAACTGACAACAAGGGGGTGCCTTTTGAATTTCCAGTAAAGAATGAGCGGTATAAGCAAAAAGCAATAATTGATTTAGAGAGAGTCCCTGGACGCCCTTTAGCATATTGGGTAAGTGAGAAAATTCTCTCTTCTTTTGAAACAGGTGAACCAATACAGACATTTGCACCACCTAAGCAAGGACTTGCAACTGCGGATAATGATAGGTTTTTACGCCTTTGGTTTGAACCTCGAATAACTGATATAGGCTTTCATATGAAAGATAGTGAACAAGCTGAAAAAAGTGGTTTGAAATGGTTTCCCTACAATAAGGGTGGCCCCTATAGAAGATGGTACGGGAATAGAGAATACGTTGTGAATTGGGAGCAAGATGGCTACGAAATTAAAAATTTCAAAGATGCTTATGGAAAAGTTCGCTCTCGACCGCAAAATCAACAGTTTTATTTTAAACCTTCAATTACATGGTCTGATTTGACAAGTGCAACATTTTCAGGAAGATATTGCGAGGCTGGTTTTCTTTTCGACATTAAAGGTTCAAGCGGTTTTCCTAAGCCTCATAATCACTATTATGCTTTGGGTTTACTTAACTCTGTTATTGCTCAGAGCTTGATTAACATTCTCAATCCAACATTAACAACACAAGTTGGTGATATGTCGAGAATACCGGTGGTAATATCAAGTAAATATAAAAATGTAATAGAGTCTAATGTAATGGAAAATGTGCAGATCGCTCAAATAGATTGGGATTTTTTCGAAACTTCTTGGGATTTTCAAGCACACCCACTAATTAAATTCAGAATGGCCGGAGATTATGCTTGTGATGTAGCAAAGCCAATGGGTAGCATTTCATCTGCTTTTGAAGCATGGGAAATGTTTGCTGACGGACAGTTTGAAACACTCAAAGCCAATGAAAAAAAACTCAATTACATATTCATTGAAATCTATGGGTTGCAGGACGAGTCAACTCAGGAGGTTGAGGACAAGGAAGTAACTATTCGCAAGGCAGACCTTGGCCGTGACATCCGCAGCTTTCTATCCTATGCTGTGGGCTGTATGTTCGGGCGGTATAGCCTTGACGAGCCAGGGCTTGTGTTTGCCGGCGGCGAGTTTGACATGTCTCGTTACAAGACCTTCCTTCCGGAGGAGGACAACATTCTCTCCATCGGCTCTGAAGACTACTTCGACGACGACATTGTACTGCGCTTCGCCGAGTTTCTCCGTACCGTCTACGGAGACGCCACGCTGAATGAAAACCTGAACTTCATTGCGGATGCTCTGTATCCCAATGCCAACGGTTCTGCGAAGGACAAAATTCGGCGCTATTTCCTCAACGACTTTTACAAAGATCATTTGAAGATATACCAGAAGCGCCCTATCTACTGGCTGATGGACAGTGGCAAAAAAGACGGCTTTAAGGCGTTGTTTTACTTGCACCGTTTTGACAAATATACAGTGGCGCGGGCGCGTACCGACTATCTACACCCGCTACAGCGCAAGTACGAGGCAGAAATAAGCCGGCTGGAGCTGCTCTCCGCTTCTACCGACAACGCCCGTGAAAAAGAGACTTACCGTAAAGAGGTCGAGGCGTTGCAGGCCAGAATTGACGAATGTCGCATTTATGATCAGGTGGTGGCTCATATCGCTCACCAGCAGATTGGGCTTGACCTTGATAACGGGGTGAAAGTCAATTACGCAAAATTCCAGGGCGTAGAAGTGCCCAAGGATAACGGTAAGGTCGAGGAAATGGACTTATTAGCGAAGATTTGA
- a CDS encoding DUF1819 family protein — protein MFKELPYTSSIKDMPFMFYEMRRTAILLCEKRTAEDIVEMSLQKNIYQLEKEKRRRDVPLRMLKRLSTISMPLIKVVADGNEEDAKFIAFLSLMKADRLLFEYMREVYADRYHHSQGELADKDFINFIERKAQNNDSVAKWTSTNLVRIKNTYKNVLCEAGLAKRNGNTLLILKPICEPQLRVLLGEANSIYAKAMLLEE, from the coding sequence ATGTTTAAGGAATTACCATACACATCGTCTATTAAAGATATGCCGTTTATGTTTTACGAAATGCGTAGAACGGCAATACTCCTATGTGAAAAAAGAACAGCTGAAGACATTGTCGAGATGTCTTTACAAAAGAATATTTATCAACTGGAAAAAGAGAAACGCCGTAGGGATGTTCCTTTACGCATGCTTAAGCGTCTTTCAACAATCAGCATGCCTCTAATTAAGGTTGTGGCTGACGGAAATGAAGAGGATGCAAAGTTTATTGCATTTCTGTCCTTAATGAAGGCAGATCGATTGCTTTTTGAATATATGCGAGAAGTATACGCTGACAGATATCATCATAGCCAAGGCGAACTAGCAGATAAAGACTTCATTAACTTTATTGAACGTAAAGCGCAAAATAACGATTCTGTTGCCAAGTGGACAAGCACCAATCTTGTTCGAATTAAAAACACCTATAAGAATGTTCTCTGCGAAGCAGGTCTTGCTAAACGCAATGGGAACACACTACTCATACTGAAACCGATTTGTGAACCACAACTACGTGTATTGCTAGGTGAAGCTAACTCGATTTACGCGAAAGCAATGCTTCTGGAGGAATAA
- the brxC gene encoding BREX system P-loop protein BrxC produces MKINEMFQKHIDRPIQGVVKIGQDSTEMITQELDEYVVTKELHKHFDKFFENYRKGNHHRTDKMGVWISGFFGSGKSHFLKILSYLLSDKEYDGKRAIDFFEGKVADARVLADMQVAADTSADVVLFNIDAEADADSKINKDAIVKVFMKVFNKMQGFCGSMPWIADLERQMIKDGVYDAFSARFKELSGNDWVDAREDFYFEEDNIVKALADSTRMSEDAARSWYDKAEKNYSIDISAFARKVREYIEAKSKNLGKKHFVIFLCDEIGQYIGSDSGLMLNLQSVVESLGNECGGQAWVVATSQQDIDSITKVDRDNFSKIIGRFDTRLSLSSANVDEVIKKRLLSKTVAAAEKLRLLYADKSAILKNLITFSQDTPEKRLYSTEGDFIDVYPFIPYQFNLLQAVFSGIRTHGASGKHLSEGERSLLNAFQEAAMQYRNFEDGTLIPFDAFYKTVETFLDHNIRKVISDAVDSAERNDGALQPYDVEVLKVLFMVKYIPNVLPANLENITTIMLQNIDQDKIEAKKKVDASLRRLEQQKLIIKNGDQFIFLTNEEQDINREIREIKIDTSEIIDKVGDDIFSVLFGLNKKYRYSDRYDYAFNTIIDDRPRGAQREEIGIRVLTPMYAHGGASDMEIKSLSMRERNVIVSLSDDMSFIEEMKLSLQIETFIRRTAGKTTTDAVEDIKTTKIREGKQRAERSRELTIDLLKRADIYVNGSRLDIKGKQPTDRINEAFRVLVESIYTKQNYITKPFYTTDSLNEILTVRDMQMTLNGMEEKESNHLAISEMADVINRSSFKNIPITMRSLNEQFGKMPYGWKEMDIAGIVLTLFKNQEIRIDLNGETIAIGDLSVISYVTKREYLDRIVIKTRVKISPALLINAKSLAKDVFGRSDVPSDEDGLMLRIKEFATKELDRHDTHNPGIKQLLDEYNKVRYPGKSVLEDGKKLLELLIKIKEIKAFFEYLQAEKDSLLDYEEDAQDVRKFFKNQREIFDKALHMLTIYETNRSYVLDPETIGLVENIEKITRLSSPYSEIHKLPELVEGFMARFVQLLDEECKPIRDDIEADRATTYADLERRSFKENFSGKVRDEFSALLERLAKANNIYEAIAMRTESDRLKKRFIQSFDEEEARLAARHGGNIKDAPLVPLRKTKDVSLKTLISGTSHISNKGDIDKLLNELRAKLEAELDKDTTIRII; encoded by the coding sequence ATGAAAATCAATGAAATGTTTCAAAAACATATTGACAGACCAATTCAGGGTGTCGTAAAAATCGGTCAGGATTCCACCGAAATGATCACACAAGAACTGGATGAATACGTTGTAACCAAAGAATTGCATAAACACTTTGATAAATTCTTTGAGAACTACCGCAAAGGCAATCACCACCGTACGGACAAGATGGGGGTTTGGATTAGCGGCTTCTTTGGAAGTGGTAAATCCCACTTTCTGAAAATCCTTTCTTATCTGCTTTCTGACAAAGAGTATGACGGCAAGAGAGCCATTGATTTCTTTGAGGGAAAAGTTGCTGATGCCCGTGTCTTGGCCGATATGCAGGTTGCCGCAGATACAAGTGCCGATGTGGTTTTGTTCAACATTGATGCGGAAGCGGATGCCGACTCAAAAATCAATAAAGATGCCATAGTTAAGGTGTTTATGAAGGTGTTTAACAAGATGCAGGGCTTCTGCGGCAGCATGCCGTGGATTGCCGATCTGGAACGCCAAATGATAAAAGATGGTGTGTACGATGCCTTCAGTGCTCGATTCAAAGAACTGTCCGGCAATGACTGGGTTGATGCCCGTGAAGACTTCTACTTTGAAGAAGACAACATCGTGAAAGCGCTGGCCGACAGCACTAGAATGAGTGAGGATGCGGCTCGGAGCTGGTATGACAAGGCAGAAAAAAATTACTCCATCGATATTAGCGCCTTTGCTCGTAAAGTGAGGGAATACATAGAGGCTAAGTCAAAGAATCTAGGTAAAAAACACTTTGTTATTTTTCTGTGCGATGAAATCGGACAATATATTGGCAGCGACAGCGGCCTTATGCTGAACCTGCAATCGGTAGTAGAGAGCCTTGGGAACGAATGCGGTGGGCAGGCATGGGTGGTTGCTACTAGCCAACAGGATATTGACTCCATCACAAAGGTTGACCGGGATAACTTTTCTAAGATCATCGGTCGGTTTGACACTCGCCTTTCCCTGTCATCCGCAAACGTGGACGAAGTGATCAAGAAAAGGCTGCTTTCCAAAACGGTAGCAGCAGCTGAAAAGCTGCGGCTTTTGTATGCTGATAAGTCAGCCATTCTCAAAAATCTGATCACGTTTTCGCAGGATACACCAGAGAAACGTCTGTACTCCACAGAGGGAGATTTCATTGATGTTTATCCGTTTATCCCGTATCAGTTCAATCTCCTGCAGGCGGTGTTCAGCGGTATCCGTACCCATGGTGCGTCCGGCAAACATTTATCTGAGGGAGAACGCTCTCTGCTCAATGCGTTTCAGGAAGCTGCCATGCAGTACAGGAACTTCGAGGATGGTACTCTGATTCCTTTCGATGCGTTTTATAAAACGGTCGAAACCTTTCTTGACCACAATATCCGCAAGGTGATTTCCGATGCTGTAGACAGCGCAGAACGCAATGATGGTGCGCTCCAGCCTTACGATGTAGAAGTTCTGAAAGTACTGTTTATGGTCAAGTACATCCCCAATGTGCTGCCGGCTAATCTGGAAAATATCACAACCATTATGTTACAGAACATTGATCAGGATAAAATCGAAGCAAAGAAGAAAGTGGATGCCTCCCTACGCCGCCTGGAGCAACAAAAGCTGATCATCAAAAACGGCGATCAGTTTATCTTCTTGACCAATGAAGAACAGGACATCAACCGGGAGATCCGTGAAATCAAAATTGACACCAGTGAGATTATTGACAAGGTGGGCGATGACATTTTCTCTGTCCTGTTTGGCTTAAATAAGAAGTATCGGTATAGCGACCGTTATGATTATGCCTTCAATACCATAATCGATGATCGTCCCCGCGGCGCACAAAGGGAAGAAATCGGCATCCGTGTCTTGACGCCCATGTATGCTCATGGGGGGGCAAGTGACATGGAGATAAAGTCTCTTTCCATGCGGGAGCGCAATGTAATTGTATCCCTCTCAGATGATATGTCGTTCATCGAGGAAATGAAGCTGTCTCTACAGATTGAAACTTTTATTCGGCGTACAGCGGGTAAAACCACGACTGATGCAGTGGAAGATATCAAAACCACAAAAATCCGTGAAGGCAAGCAGCGCGCGGAACGCTCGCGGGAACTGACTATTGATTTGTTGAAACGAGCTGATATTTATGTGAATGGAAGCCGTCTCGACATCAAAGGAAAGCAGCCGACAGACCGCATCAATGAGGCATTCCGAGTTTTGGTGGAAAGCATCTACACCAAACAAAACTACATCACCAAGCCGTTTTATACGACCGATAGTTTGAATGAAATCCTGACCGTGCGGGATATGCAAATGACCCTTAACGGTATGGAAGAAAAGGAATCAAATCATCTAGCCATTAGCGAAATGGCTGATGTGATTAACCGTAGTTCTTTCAAGAATATTCCCATCACCATGCGCAGTCTGAACGAGCAGTTCGGAAAAATGCCGTATGGCTGGAAAGAGATGGACATTGCAGGAATTGTGCTGACTCTTTTTAAAAATCAGGAGATTCGAATAGACTTGAATGGCGAAACTATTGCTATCGGTGACCTGAGCGTAATATCTTATGTAACTAAACGAGAATACCTCGACCGCATTGTAATAAAAACACGAGTAAAGATTTCTCCGGCGCTGCTCATCAATGCCAAGAGTCTTGCTAAAGACGTTTTCGGAAGAAGTGATGTCCCTAGTGATGAAGATGGCTTGATGTTACGAATCAAAGAGTTTGCGACAAAGGAACTGGATCGGCACGATACTCACAACCCCGGAATTAAGCAGCTTCTGGACGAATACAATAAGGTTCGCTATCCTGGCAAGTCCGTATTGGAGGACGGAAAAAAACTGCTTGAGCTGTTGATTAAGATCAAGGAAATTAAGGCGTTTTTCGAGTATCTACAAGCTGAAAAGGATTCCCTCCTTGATTACGAGGAAGACGCTCAGGACGTTAGAAAATTTTTCAAGAATCAGCGTGAGATTTTTGATAAGGCGCTGCACATGCTCACGATTTACGAAACCAATCGCTCCTATGTGCTAGATCCTGAAACAATCGGGCTGGTGGAGAATATCGAAAAAATCACTCGCCTGTCGTCGCCGTATTCGGAGATACACAAACTTCCGGAGTTGGTAGAAGGATTTATGGCTCGATTTGTCCAATTGCTGGATGAAGAATGCAAGCCCATCCGCGACGATATAGAGGCTGACAGGGCGACGACTTATGCTGATCTTGAGCGTCGCTCCTTCAAAGAGAATTTCTCCGGCAAGGTTCGTGACGAGTTCTCGGCGTTGCTGGAGAGGCTTGCGAAAGCCAATAACATTTACGAGGCCATTGCTATGCGCACGGAGAGTGACAGGCTAAAGAAGCGCTTCATCCAGAGTTTTGATGAAGAAGAAGCCCGCCTTGCAGCGCGACACGGAGGAAATATCAAAGACGCTCCGCTGGTGCCTTTACGTAAAACAAAAGATGTTAGTCTGAAAACGTTGATTTCTGGCACAAGCCATATCTCAAACAAAGGCGACATTGACAAGCTATTGAATGAGCTTCGGGCCAAGCTGGAGGCTGAACTTGACAAAGACACGACGATACGGATTATATAA